One region of Passer domesticus isolate bPasDom1 chromosome 19, bPasDom1.hap1, whole genome shotgun sequence genomic DNA includes:
- the POLR2J gene encoding DNA-directed RNA polymerase II subunit RPB11-a, producing the protein MNAPPAFESFLLFEGEKKITINKDTKVPNACLFTINKEDHTLGNIIKSQLLKDPQVLFAGYKVPHPLEHKIIIRVQTTPDYSPQEAFTNAITDLISELSLLEERFRVAIKDKQEGIE; encoded by the exons ATGAACGCGCCTCCGGCCTTCGAGTCCTTCCTGCTCTTCGAGGGCGAGAAAAA GATCACCATCAACAAGGACACCAAGGTGCCCAACGCCTGCCTCTTCACCATCAACAAGGAGGACCACACGCTCGGGAACATCATCAAGTC gcagctgctcaaagacccgCAGGTGCTGTTTGCGGGGTACAAGGTGCCGCACCCTCTGGAACACAAAATCATCATCCGTGTGCAGACCACGCCCGACTACAGCCCCCAGGAGGCCTTCACCAATGCCATCACAGACCTGATCAGCGAGCTCTCCCTGCTGGAGGAGAGGTTCAGG GTTGCTATTAAGGACAAGCAAGAAGGAATTGAGTAA